Below is a window of Terriglobales bacterium DNA.
GGTAGTCGGCCAGGTCTTTCTGGGTGATCAGGCCGCCATTGTTCTGCAGGAAGGAAGCGATTTCGTGCGCCATGGCGCCTTTGTAGAAGTCGTCGGGGCTCTGGGCGATGCGTTCCAGGGTATGCGCCAGCTCGGGCTGGCGGAAGATCTCGCCCGCCTGGTAGTAGTTGCCGTCGCGCTGGAAGATGCGGCGCGACTCGGCAAACCTGGCCAGGTCGGCGTCGCGGAAGTCGCGGGCGTCCTCCCAGGAGAGCGGGAAGCCTCCGCGGGCCAGGCGGATGGCCGGCGCCATCACCTGCGCCAGGGTCAGCTTGCCCCAATGCTGCTCGGCGTACACCAGTCCCGCCACCGAGCCGGGCACGCCGCTGGCGCGGTAGCCCACCAGGCTGGCGTCGGGAATGACGTTGCCCTTCTCGTCCAGGTACATGGTGGCAGTGGCGGCCGCGGGCGCGGTTTCGCGGAAATCCAGGAAGAAGGCTCTGCCGTCCGGAGTGCGCACCAGCAGGAAGCCGCCGCCGCCCAGGTTGCCGGCCTGGGGATGCACCACCGCCAGCGCGAAGCCGGTGGCCACGGCCGCGTCCACGGCGTTACCGCCGGCCTTGAGCGCGTCCACTCCCGCCTGCGAGGCCAGTTCGTGGACGCTGGCCACCATGGCGTGCTTGCCGCGAACGGGCCCGATGCCGGAAGCGAACAGGCTCCGCGGCAGGGCCGCCGTGAGGACGGCAAGCGCCAGCGTTATCAGCAATTTGCGACGGAAACGCATATTGGGAGCGGGAGACGCCTTCCGCGGGAGCTTCTGAGGCTAGCCCACGGGCAAGGGCGGAGTCAAATGCAGCGGGAACTCCGAGAATCACAGAACGAAGAGGAGCTTGAGCTCTTTGCACTTGGACCAGCTCCGTTCCAATGGACGAACAGGCCGGTAAATTGTTCTTTACTTGCCTCCAGGCCACGCCTACGATTATCCCAAGAAGGTGGGGGGAGGGAGCCTCCTTCCCCATGGCAGCCCGGGCTCTGAAGCAGCCTGACTTAGCAGGGCAGACCCTCGGCCACTACCGCCTCGTCGAGCACATCGGCGCCGGCGGCATGGGAGTGGTTTACCGCGCCCGCGACCTTCACCTGGAGTGCGACGTCGCCGTCAAAGTCCTGCCCCCCGGGGCCCTGGGCGACGAGGATGCGCGCAAGCGCTTCCGCAAAGAGGCCCTCGCCCTCTCCAAGATCAACCATCCCAATATCGAGGTCGCCCACGACTTCGATACCCAGGACGGCATCGATTTCCTGGTCACCGAGTTCATCCCCGGGCAGACGCTGGAAGTAGCGCTGGCCTCCCGCCTCCCTGAGAACGACATCCTGGATCTGGGTGCGCAACTTGCCGAAGG
It encodes the following:
- a CDS encoding gamma-glutamyltransferase; this encodes MRFRRKLLITLALAVLTAALPRSLFASGIGPVRGKHAMVASVHELASQAGVDALKAGGNAVDAAVATGFALAVVHPQAGNLGGGGFLLVRTPDGRAFFLDFRETAPAAATATMYLDEKGNVIPDASLVGYRASGVPGSVAGLVYAEQHWGKLTLAQVMAPAIRLARGGFPLSWEDARDFRDADLARFAESRRIFQRDGNYYQAGEIFRQPELAHTLERIAQSPDDFYKGAMAHEIASFLQNNGGLITQKDLADY